From Sphingobacteriales bacterium:
CAGGGAATATACAGTCTCTGAATTTCAGAAAATGTTATCAGGAATCTTTTCCAGCCATACGATCTACGGTGTTTATGGAAATGATAAGGTGACAGCTTACTACGAACAAAACAAAAAATCAGTTCAGCGTATCACCCGCTTCGATATTTTCAGGCTGCAATACATCTTACCCCGCTTTTTACTGAAAATCCCCTATGACATCCTCAACCGGATGAACAGGAAGAAGCTTTTAAACAACAATACCGGCTTAATTTCAGAAATTTCTGTCAGTGATTATTCGCTGAAACCCGCAGATGACTATTGCTACGATATTTTTGCCATCGCTGAAAAATAACAGTTTTTAAAGGGTATCGTTCAATAAATTCATTTCTTTCAGCATCAGCATTTTAGGAGAATACAAAGCCTGTCTGAAGGCTTCGAGGTATCTTTTTTCATGGGCATCGGTACCAATAAAATCTACCAGTTTTTCATCCACCAGTTTTTCCGCTATCTCCTTAACTCTCTGGCTGTAAAAGCCTGACAATGAAATCAGGTTGATCTGAAAATAAACGCCCATATCTTTCAGTTCGTAATATCTGTTGAAATTGTTCCACATATAGGTATATCGTTCAGGATGGGCGAGCACAGGTTTATATCCCGCCAGGCCAAGTTCGAAAATAGCTGTACGGATATACTCATTGAAATTGATGGTGTTGGTTTCAATCAAAACATATTTATCGCCAAACCAGAGCAAATCGTTTTTTTGAATTAAAGATAAAAAATGGTCATCAATGTAATATTCTGAAGCCACTTCAATATCTATGGTTATTTTCTGTGCTTCGAGCTCCTGACGAAGTGCCTTTAATCCCTGCCGTATGATTTCACTGTCGTTTTTGAAATAATCGCCCATGATATGAGGCGTAGTAATGATTTTTCTAAACCCGATACCTATCATTTCCTTTATTAAATCGACCGACTCGGCCATCGACTGACTGCCATCATCAATGCCCGGAATTAAATGCGAATGAATATCGGTTGCGACCGGAAGCTTCTCAGCTTGCTTAAGTTTTCTTTCCTTACCTAAAATGTTTGAAAAAAAGGCCATGTTTTGGTTTAATACTTTAAAAATCCCGTAATAGTTTAATTCTAAACGCTGTTAACAATATTTATGAATTGCAAAGGTAGGTTCAAATATCATTTCTTTCATGGATTACTCTTTTAAAAAACCCGAAGAGGCCGAAAATATTTTTTGATTTTATTTGGCAGAAACAATTTTGTCATTTTACCTTTGCACCACTTTTGACCGATGGTGTAATTGGCAACACATCAGATTTTGGTTCTGAGTTTCCAGGTTCGAGTCCTGGTCGGTCAGCCAGCGTTCTTAAACCTATTGACCGATGGTGTAATTGGCAACACGTCTGACTCTGGATCAGAAGAGTCCAGGTTCGATCCCTG
This genomic window contains:
- a CDS encoding capsular biosynthesis protein; protein product: MAFFSNILGKERKLKQAEKLPVATDIHSHLIPGIDDGSQSMAESVDLIKEMIGIGFRKIITTPHIMGDYFKNDSEIIRQGLKALRQELEAQKITIDIEVASEYYIDDHFLSLIQKNDLLWFGDKYVLIETNTINFNEYIRTAIFELGLAGYKPVLAHPERYTYMWNNFNRYYELKDMGVYFQINLISLSGFYSQRVKEIAEKLVDEKLVDFIGTDAHEKRYLEAFRQALYSPKMLMLKEMNLLNDTL